The genome window GCGGCTGTAGGAGCTTGGACTTATAGATTTGGTGAATCATATGTTTTTTACAAAATTTTTCAGCCAGAATTAGAGTACCTTCTGCTGAATAATATGTTTAACTACATGGTTGTGGTTAGGCGAAGTGTCTATCTTGATTTTTACCAGCATTCTTCTATGAGTTTCATGGGTGGATTTGAGGATTGGGAGTGGTGGATAAGAATGCTTAGCCATGGATGGCTATCTGTAGTAATCCCGAAATACTATTTTTATTACCGAGATAGGCGCGGATCAATGTTGCACTTGATCAATACAAACAAAAACTTGCTACTGCGTCAACAAATAGTTCAGCTGAATAAAGATGTCTACAATTTTTACGCTGACAAACTGTTCTGCTTGTGTGATCAGAATGAGATTGCACCTATTTATTGGTTAGGTCCTGCTAGCAGATATGAATTGGATATTATGGCGGAGGAGTGATTATGCGAATTTTTATTAGCACTTTCAATCTGGATTCTTCCTTTCTTGGCCAATATTCTCTATTAAAATGTCCTAGAGATTTGGCAACTCTGCTATCCGCAAGTGGCCACCAAGTAACCCTCTTTACTTTTTCTGACAATTTGAGCCAAATTCAAAGGATTACCCCAGGTGGTTATGAGGAAGTTATTTTACCTAGAGAAGTAGGGGGTTATGAGCATTTATCGGCTGTTACCTCTCTAAGCTATCGTCTAGCAGAAGCAGTTATTGAATACATAGGAAGTAACGGCAAGCCAGATATAATAGAATCCCAAAATTTTTTAGCATTACCCTACTTTTTAATGCAAAGGAAACTACAAGGTGAATCATTGCTAGATGATGTGCCAATAGTTTTAACACTCTATAACTCCCTTTACCAAATTAGGGATAAGGAACTATACCCGCGATGGCAACTGCCTTACTGGTGGCACGGCTGTCTAGAAAAGTGGTGTATATTGGCAGCTGATGGTATTGTTGCACCGAGCCAGTTTATTCTTGAACAAACTCGTAAGGATTTAGAAATAGATCTATCCAATGCAGGGGTTATTCCCTTTCCCTATTTAGAAGAATCGGACGTTGCCCTGAGAACATTTAGAAGTACGCCAACACCTAGAGATATAATTTACGTTGACTCGTATCAGTTGTCTAGGGGTACGCTCCAGATGCTGGAAGCTTGCCAGAACCTCTGGGAAACTGGTTGGGATTTTAAACTAACGATGATCGGCGAAGATATGCCGTATTACATAGCCGAATCTAGTATGAAGGATTATATTTCCCAGAAGTATTCTAAGTACATAGAAAGGGGCCTTTTGGTTCTCGAGGAAACTTTCCCCAAACCTGAATTACTTAACCGAATTGCTCGCTCCTGGTGTGTATTAATTCCTTCTCTTTTTGAAGCCTTCAGCTTGGCTTGTATAGAGGCTATGCTGTTAGGAAAGGTAGTCCTAGCTAGTACCAATGGCCATATGCGGGAAATGATTTTCCATGGGGAAAACTGTACGGGTTTTCTTTTTGATTGGGATAAACCTGGTGATTTCGCAGACAAGCTAGAGCAAGTGCTTTCCCTAAGTATAGACGAAAATCTGATGATTGGTGAACGAGCACGGCAGTCTGCCCTGCAGATGATTTCACCCGAACGGACGGTTACTATGCGGTTGGAATACTTTCAAAGTGTAATCAATAAGGGTCGAAGGATATGCTTATATCCATCATTGAATTACAGACCCATAGGTAGGATGGATTATCCCCAAAAGTTAGAATTAGTGGGAGTTCCTGGCCAGTTAAGTGTTGGTATTCTCTGCTTTAACGAGAAAGAAGAAGCCCTCTGGGAAACGCTAGACTCCCTGGCATGGGTTTCATATGAGAATTTGGAGATTATTATCTTGGATAATAGTAGTGATAATACGGTTAATCAAGAGCTATTATCAGACCTTGCCAAGGTATATGATAATCTAACTATACTTCGCACAAAATTTCTCAACATAGCTCAAGCAAGAAATTATCTAGCTCAAGCCACCCATGGTGAGTTTTTAACTTTTCTCAAAAGTGGTGACACTGTTCATCCTGACTACTACAGGGATGCCGTCAAAATCCTTCAACGTTATCTCAATGTTGCTTCCGTAGGAACCTGGGTTATTTGTCCAAGCCATGTTTTAGTTACATGGAACAACGAAATGCCCATGCAACTCTATTACGGAATGGCTGGTGAAGGTTTTGTGATGAGGAAATCAGTTTTCCAAAGCATAGGAGGTTTTAAGTTTGATCTTGCTGACTCATTATCCAGTTTATTTTGGGATTTCTTGTTAAGTGTTACTGAGAAGGGCTGGCTCAATGTAGTGATTGCTAAACCCTATTACTCAAGTTGCGGAAGTGACGCAGATCATCGCTACCTGCGAATGAAGGTTCGTCAAAAAGTGGTCGAATACCACAAGCAACTGTTTCAAGTCTATGGCGATGAGGTCATCGGCCTGTGTGTCCAAAACCATACTGCACCATTGTACTGCAAGAATCTAGAGACTCCCTGGTATGTTGGGAAAATTAATTTTTCTAAAATGGTTAATGAACCTGGATTGTACTAATATTGTACTAATAACTAACATGGTGCAATTTTGAGTCGTTTATCAATGCTTCAACATTTATGGGAACCATGCCCCAGAGGCACTTAGACTTGGCTACCAGAACATAAAATCTGCCCTAATAAATATAAAAACTGGTTACCTGTTGCTACTGTGACGAGAGTAGCTGCTTCCAGGCATGAAGGTCCGTCAAAAAGGAGTTGAACATGGCACAAAACTCTACCAGGCATAGGGTGATGCTTATCCGTTGCACCGGGGCTGTGGCTGTAATGAGGTCAACACTATCACTACCGCCACCTGACTGGCCGCGCGGTTTAGGGAATTACTTGGTACTATCTGATAATTTTCCCCCACCGTCCTAGCAACAAACACTAGGGAAACTGCGGGCAACCAACATCCCTCTTGATTAGCCTCCATCACTGGCACTGCTGCCGTGGTTATGCTCACCTCCTTGGGCTGAGTCTCGCTAGACTTTTCGGTATGAGCCTTGGCTCTTAACAGTTCCTTTGGGGCTTTGCACAGCGGTTCCCCCAGCAGACAAAATGGTCCCAGAAGATGGAAAAAGTTGCAACTATGCTGGATTTCACCAAACTGGTTGGCCAATTGCCGGCCCTCAGTCAATACCTGGCCCAGGAGACCCTGGCGAATCAACAACGGCTCCAGGTGGCCCAGGAACTCTGGCAACTGGCGGCGGTCCAACAGTCGGCTTGGGTGGAACGGTTGCAAATGGCCGGGAAAGGCCTGGCTTTTGCCCCAGCCGTACCCCTGGAACCGCTAGAAACCCGCGTGACCTTGCCTCCGGCGCCGGCAGTGCATACCGTTTTGGCGACAGATGGCTCCCAAATCGCCCCCAGCCACCACGAAGCGGTGTACTGCTATCTCATCAACATTGGCTATGTGCTGCTGCACTACGGTTCGGGACGCTTGCCCCGCCTGGACAGCCTCCCCCAAATCTTCTACCAAGCAGAAGACCTGTACCAGTGCCGCCAGTGGGGCATCCGCACGGAAGAATGGCTCAGCTACCGGCGCACCCAGTTGGAGGCCACCATTCTGGCGGAATTGGCCGGCGAATGGCGCAGCGGTGGGTGGACTGAACCGGCTATTGCCTTGTTGGATGGTTCACTCATCTATTGGTTTTTGGAGGGACTACCGGCGGCGGCCCAAACGGCCATTTTACCCCC of Gloeomargarita sp. SRBZ-1_bins_9 contains these proteins:
- a CDS encoding glycosyltransferase, with product MRIFISTFNLDSSFLGQYSLLKCPRDLATLLSASGHQVTLFTFSDNLSQIQRITPGGYEEVILPREVGGYEHLSAVTSLSYRLAEAVIEYIGSNGKPDIIESQNFLALPYFLMQRKLQGESLLDDVPIVLTLYNSLYQIRDKELYPRWQLPYWWHGCLEKWCILAADGIVAPSQFILEQTRKDLEIDLSNAGVIPFPYLEESDVALRTFRSTPTPRDIIYVDSYQLSRGTLQMLEACQNLWETGWDFKLTMIGEDMPYYIAESSMKDYISQKYSKYIERGLLVLEETFPKPELLNRIARSWCVLIPSLFEAFSLACIEAMLLGKVVLASTNGHMREMIFHGENCTGFLFDWDKPGDFADKLEQVLSLSIDENLMIGERARQSALQMISPERTVTMRLEYFQSVINKGRRICLYPSLNYRPIGRMDYPQKLELVGVPGQLSVGILCFNEKEEALWETLDSLAWVSYENLEIIILDNSSDNTVNQELLSDLAKVYDNLTILRTKFLNIAQARNYLAQATHGEFLTFLKSGDTVHPDYYRDAVKILQRYLNVASVGTWVICPSHVLVTWNNEMPMQLYYGMAGEGFVMRKSVFQSIGGFKFDLADSLSSLFWDFLLSVTEKGWLNVVIAKPYYSSCGSDADHRYLRMKVRQKVVEYHKQLFQVYGDEVIGLCVQNHTAPLYCKNLETPWYVGKINFSKMVNEPGLY
- a CDS encoding DNA double-strand break repair nuclease NurA, which produces MEKVATMLDFTKLVGQLPALSQYLAQETLANQQRLQVAQELWQLAAVQQSAWVERLQMAGKGLAFAPAVPLEPLETRVTLPPAPAVHTVLATDGSQIAPSHHEAVYCYLINIGYVLLHYGSGRLPRLDSLPQIFYQAEDLYQCRQWGIRTEEWLSYRRTQLEATILAELAGEWRSGGWTEPAIALLDGSLIYWFLEGLPAAAQTAILPPILEAWRTCQQVKVPVLSYLSAGRSLEVMHFLRLGLCPHLTPDCQAHCAGQPEGAPCDRLKPLRDTTLMQTQLQPGQRGPLWRSTQPILEHYGDQAVAFCYVHVGPEIARVEFPLWLATDREQLDQSLALLLAQVNKGYGYPVALAEAHNQAVVRAGDRARFFALIEEQLLRSGLGQFVPSAKESRKRESIA